The genome window TAGCTAGAGTTCTTGGTCTTCCGAGAAGGTTCGCAAACGACATACACAGCAACTTTACAAAACCACTTTTCACCATGAACTCGCACCTCTCTTCTTAGTGAAATCTTCTAGAGACAATACCTTGACCGTCCCGTCCGATTGGTTATAGACTTGCACGCGATCCATGCAGCTGAAACAGGGGTCGATACTGGTCACTATAAGTGGGAGATCTGAGAGAGCGGCTCCTTCAAGGAGGATGGCGGCAAGTTGTATGTTTGGGAGAGTCGGTGTCCTAATTTTGACACGATAGGGGCTATGAGTATTATTTGATATCACGTAATAAAAAAGCTCGCCTCTTGGGGCCTCTGTCCGTGCATAGGATTCCCCTGCAGGAACAGTACCCATGAAATACTTGGAGGGTACAGGGTTTCCGCTTGGAGTTTTTTCTGTTATTTGCGAAATAATGCGTGCTGATTCAATAAGTTCTTTAAGACGACATAATACCAGACTATAGACATCGCCTCTATCTGAGGTTATAGTCTCAAATTCCAGGTCTCCATAGGCTCCATATGGTTCTATTTTTCGAATATCGTAGGGGTCGCCCGCGGCTCGCCTAACGGGACCAACGGTCACATATTTGCGCGCCTGGTCTAGTGTGTATACGCCAATGTTTCGTGTTCTCTCTACGAAGAGATCGCTAGACATAGCGGTTTCGATAACATTTTCTATTTGCTTTGAAAACTCGCCGACTTTAAGGGACATCTTCTTCAGTTTTGCGTCATCTATGTCTTTACGAACCCCTCCTATGGTTACAAACGACTTGTGTACTCTGTTACCGGTAGCCTCTTCTAGCAAATCTAGAATAGTCTCACGTAGGCTCCACACCCACATAAACATGGTCTCAAACCCCATCCAGTAGCCTACAAGCCCAAGCCACAACGAGTGTGAGTGTATCCTTTCCAACTCGGCTATCAGTGTTCGAAGATAGAGAGCCCGCTTAGGTATATCTATGCTGAGTAGTTTTTCGACCGCCTCTACAAAGGTCCATGCATGATGTGTGCTGCAAATCCCACAAACCCTTTCTAAAAGGAATATGTCGCGGAGATACGTTCTTCCCTCAGCTGCTTTCTCTACCCCCCTGTGTACGAAGCCTATCCTCAGGTAAGCTTTCCGTATAGTCTCACCCTCTACAATTAAGCTGAAACGCTCCGGCTCCTTTAACGCAGGGTGATATGGACCCAGCGGGAGAACCACGTTCTCAGGGGATAAAGGTGCCAAGGGTGTAAATTGTACTGGGCCGCAACTTTGTGTTTTCGCGATTTTTTCTTTGATTGATTCACTTTTCACCTCCTTAAGGAGAGGGGGTGGAGCGTCCTGTGGGTAACAGTCTGGTAGTATGAATCGTTGCTGGCTGGTATTATGCAACCCTTCTACTTTAAGGCCGAAGAGTTCTTCAGACTCTCTCTCATAATATGCTGCTCCAGGGACTATTGATGTGAGAGTTGGAACAACGGGTGCTTGTTTTGATACTTCTACTGATAAATGAACGATTGACCCATTAAGGCTTGAGAAATGATATATCACCTCTATTTTATCTCCTCTATCGACGGCTGTAATAGCTACTAGGTGGGTGAAGCCGGAGCTTGTTAGTTTTTCCACCTCCTTTAGTAAATCGTCTAGGCTAACCCTATTCTTACTCTGGACTCGTGTTCCCCCCATGATTAGACACCCCCACGACCTTAGATAGCGCTTTTAAAAGCGCGCGTGGACTGGCAGGACACCCCGGGATCTTGACGTCCACGGGGACTACCTCACCTGCTCCTCCCAGAACATTATAACAGTCGGCAAAAACACCTCCAGAACAAGCACATGTACCTAGGGCTACAACATATTTGGGATAAGGAATTTGATCATATATAGAGCGTAAAGCCGGCACGACTTGAGATGTAACGGGGCCAGTAACAACAAGTACGTCAGCGTGGCGGGGGCTAGGAACTAGTTGTACCCCAAGACGCTCGGGATCGTATCTAGAGGTGAGAAATGCCACAAGCTCTATATCGCATCCATTGCACCCACCTGAGTTGAAATGATAAAGCCAGAGGCTTTTCCTCTGCAGGAGCGATAGCTTCACCATTATATACCCTATTATACTTATCAAAATTTTTACATATAAAGAGAATTTAATAACTCCAGTTAATATTTTTTAAAGTATAGGAGAATAATTATTGTCATTGGACAAAATAAATAATAATTTTTTAAAATAATAGGAGAGATACTCTTATTAACTATTAGATCTAATTCTCTCATAAAAATAAATACTCAGATCGTACTAGTAGATCCTTATAGGCTGATTCTAAAAGACAAATAGTCTACAAAAAACTATATAATTGACTTTCACGAGAATATCTAGGGTAGAACATGTCGGCTCAAAGAGTTGTCAGGCGTGTACAAGTAACTGGGGGATCCACGTTCATAATCTCCATACCCAAGGAGTGGGCTTCAAGCGTTGGCATAGACAGAGGCAGTATGGTTACACTCTCGCTGGAGCACGATGGGAGCATACGGGTCATACCCAGTGGGAAGAAGCTACAGTCTACGAATGTAGCCGAGATATTTGTGAAAAAGGAGATCTCTGAAGGAGCTGTTTTAAGGGAAATAATGTCAAAGTACCTTGTAGGCTATAAAACGATTCATGTGAGATTCCAGCAAGACAATCCCATCTTAAGGGGAAAGCTCAAGGAGATAGCGGTAAAGAAGCTTATAGGGGCCGAGGTCTTGCACGAAGACTCACGAGAAATGACAATACAGGTTCTCGTTAATGTGGGGGACTTTCCCCTCATAAACATCATTCAAAAAATGGGGGATACTGATAAGAGCATGTTACTAGATGCTATCGAGCTCTTCAGGAAGGGGCTTAAGGATAAAACTTATATTGGAGAGCTTGCAATGCGTGATGACATAGTGGATAAACTCTACCTTTATGGGCTCCGTCAACTAAACACCGCGTTGAAGGGCTACGTGAGTCTGGAGGAGATCGGTCTCTCAAGAAGCGAGGAGATCCTG of Thermofilum uzonense contains these proteins:
- a CDS encoding PhoU domain-containing protein, coding for MSAQRVVRRVQVTGGSTFIISIPKEWASSVGIDRGSMVTLSLEHDGSIRVIPSGKKLQSTNVAEIFVKKEISEGAVLREIMSKYLVGYKTIHVRFQQDNPILRGKLKEIAVKKLIGAEVLHEDSREMTIQVLVNVGDFPLINIIQKMGDTDKSMLLDAIELFRKGLKDKTYIGELAMRDDIVDKLYLYGLRQLNTALKGYVSLEEIGLSRSEEILSYGMVLKNMERIGDHAATIATHLQEIPIDFKGVKDIFAFGEAVTEFFMQSVKTFLDRNKKQANDLLDAKIEEIKEMERKLSNIYTVEDARVLTTIRTIVGSYRRVADYSTDILEATIDLHDIR
- a CDS encoding NADH-quinone oxidoreductase subunit D-related protein, which encodes MGGTRVQSKNRVSLDDLLKEVEKLTSSGFTHLVAITAVDRGDKIEVIYHFSSLNGSIVHLSVEVSKQAPVVPTLTSIVPGAAYYERESEELFGLKVEGLHNTSQQRFILPDCYPQDAPPPLLKEVKSESIKEKIAKTQSCGPVQFTPLAPLSPENVVLPLGPYHPALKEPERFSLIVEGETIRKAYLRIGFVHRGVEKAAEGRTYLRDIFLLERVCGICSTHHAWTFVEAVEKLLSIDIPKRALYLRTLIAELERIHSHSLWLGLVGYWMGFETMFMWVWSLRETILDLLEEATGNRVHKSFVTIGGVRKDIDDAKLKKMSLKVGEFSKQIENVIETAMSSDLFVERTRNIGVYTLDQARKYVTVGPVRRAAGDPYDIRKIEPYGAYGDLEFETITSDRGDVYSLVLCRLKELIESARIISQITEKTPSGNPVPSKYFMGTVPAGESYARTEAPRGELFYYVISNNTHSPYRVKIRTPTLPNIQLAAILLEGAALSDLPLIVTSIDPCFSCMDRVQVYNQSDGTVKVLSLEDFTKKRGASSW
- a CDS encoding NADH-quinone oxidoreductase subunit B family protein, with amino-acid sequence MVKLSLLQRKSLWLYHFNSGGCNGCDIELVAFLTSRYDPERLGVQLVPSPRHADVLVVTGPVTSQVVPALRSIYDQIPYPKYVVALGTCACSGGVFADCYNVLGGAGEVVPVDVKIPGCPASPRALLKALSKVVGVSNHGGNTSPE